From a region of the Pongo pygmaeus isolate AG05252 chromosome 5, NHGRI_mPonPyg2-v2.0_pri, whole genome shotgun sequence genome:
- the FOXO3 gene encoding forkhead box protein O3 isoform X2: protein MRVQNEGTGKSSWWIINPDGGKSGKAPRRRAVSMDNSNKYTKSRGRAAKKKAALQTAPESADDSPSQLSKWPGSPTSRSSDELDAWTDFRSRTNSNASTVSGRLSPIMASTELDEVQDDDAPLSPMLYSSSASLSPSVSKPCTVELPRLTDMAGTMNLNDGLTENLMDDLLDNITLPPSQPSPTGGLMQRSSSFPYTTKGSGLGSPTSSFNSTVFGPSSLNSLRQSPMQTIQENKPATFSSMSHYGNQTLQDLLTSDSLSHSDVMMTQSDPLMSQASTAVSAQNSRRNVMLRNDPMMSFAAQPNQGSLVNQNLLHHQHQTQGALGGSRALSNSVSNMGLSESSSLGSAKHQQQSPVSQSMQTLSDSLSGSSLYSTSANLPVMGHEKFPSDLDLDMFNGSLECDMESIIRSELMDADGLDFNFDSLISTQNVVGLNVGNFTGAKQASSQSWVPG, encoded by the coding sequence ATGCGGGTCCAGAATGAGGGAACTGGCAAGAGCTCTTGGTGGATCATCAACCCTGATGGGGGGAAGAGCGGAAAAGCCCCCCGGCGGCGGGCTGTCTCCATGGACAACAGCAACAAGTATACCAAGAGCCGTGGCCGCGCAGCCAAGAAGAAGGCAGCCCTGCAGACAGCCCCCGAATCAGCTGACGACAGTCCCTCCCAGCTCTCCAAGTGGCCTGGCAGCCCCACGTCACGCAGCAGTGATGAGCTGGATGCGTGGACGGACTTCCGTTCACGCACCAATTCTAACGCCAGCACAGTCAGTGGCCGCCTGTCACCCATCATGGCAAGCACAGAGTTGGATGAAGTCCAGGACGACGATGCACCTCTCTCGCCCATGCTCTACAGCAGCTCAGCCAGCCTGTCACCTTCAGTAAGCAAGCCGTGCACGGTGGAACTGCCACGGCTGACTGATATGGCGGGCACCATGAATCTGAATGATGGGCTGACTGAAAACCTCATGGACGACCTGCTGGATAACATCACGCTCCCGCCATCCCAGCCATCGCCCACTGGGGGACTCATGCAGCGGAGCTCTAGCTTCCCATATACCACCAAGGGCTCAGGCCTGGGCTCCCCAACCAGCTCCTTTAACAGCACGGTGTTTGGACCTTCATCTCTGAACTCCCTACGCCAGTCTCCCATGCAGACCATTCAAGAGAACAAGCCAGCTACCTTCTCTTCCATGTCACACTATGGTAACCAGACACTCCAGGACCTGCTCACTTCGGACTCACTTAGCCACAGCGATGTCATGATGACACAGTCGGACCCCTTGATGTCTCAGGCCAGCACCGCTGTGTCTGCCCAGAATTCCCGCCGGAACGTGATGCTTCGCAATGATCCGATGATGTCCTTTGCTGCCCAGCCTAACCAGGGAAGTTTGGTCAATCAGAACTTGCTCCACCACCAGCACCAAACCCAGGGCGCTCTTGGTGGCAGCCGTGCCTTGTCGAATTCTGTCAGCAACATGGGCTTGAGTGAGTCCAGCAGCCTTGGGTCAGCCAAACACCAGCAGCAGTCTCCTGTCAGCCAGTCTATGCAAACCCTCTCGGACTCTCTCTCAGGCTCCTCCTTGTACTCAACTAGTGCAAACCTGCCCGTCATGGGCCATGAGAAGTTCCCCAGCGACTTGGACCTGGACATGTTCAATGGGAGCTTGGAATGTGACATGGAGTCCATTATCCGTAGTGAACTCATGGATGCTGATGGGTTGGATTTTAACTTTGATTCCCTCATCTCCACACAGAATGTTGTTGGTTTGAACGTGGGGAACTTCACTGGTGCTAAGCAGGCCTCATCTCAGAGCTGGGTGCCAGGCTGA